From one Brevibacterium sp. 'Marine' genomic stretch:
- the murG gene encoding undecaprenyldiphospho-muramoylpentapeptide beta-N-acetylglucosaminyltransferase gives MTNILLAGGGTTGHISPMLAIGRELARQHPDWDVVALGTPDGLEAEIVPRAGFELLTIDKVPMPRSLSPALLRFPFRFRGNISAVKQIISSRGIDAVVGVGGYVCPPAFLAAKQAKIPLIVHEANAKPGMANRLGARLTTAGRVGITFPDTQLPGSTLVGMPMPTEITDLDRGDEGRRAGFRADLGLRDDRPVLVVTGGSSGARKINEAFLATATACQEAGIQVLHITGAGKGEALREVASELSDYHVVDYVDGMHRAYAVADLLVARSGAATVSEATVAGVPALYVPLAIGNGEQRLNASGSVSAGASLMVDNADFSPSTVVETILPLLADESRLAQMSRAALNLNYPTDAAARMAAIVNRALEG, from the coding sequence ATGACGAACATCCTCCTCGCCGGTGGAGGCACCACCGGCCATATCTCGCCGATGCTGGCGATCGGCCGTGAGCTGGCCCGGCAGCACCCCGATTGGGATGTCGTGGCGCTGGGCACCCCCGACGGGCTCGAGGCCGAAATCGTTCCCCGCGCCGGATTCGAGCTGCTCACCATCGACAAGGTGCCCATGCCTCGGTCGCTCAGTCCCGCCCTGCTGAGGTTCCCGTTTCGCTTCCGCGGCAATATCTCCGCCGTCAAGCAGATCATCTCCTCCCGCGGCATCGACGCCGTCGTCGGCGTCGGAGGCTACGTGTGCCCACCGGCGTTCCTCGCCGCCAAACAGGCGAAGATCCCACTGATCGTCCACGAAGCCAATGCGAAGCCGGGAATGGCCAACCGCCTCGGCGCCCGACTGACCACAGCGGGTCGCGTCGGCATCACGTTCCCGGACACGCAGCTGCCGGGTTCGACTCTCGTCGGCATGCCCATGCCCACCGAGATCACCGATCTCGACCGTGGCGACGAAGGACGGCGTGCAGGATTCCGTGCCGATCTCGGTCTGCGCGATGACCGCCCTGTCCTCGTCGTCACAGGCGGCTCCTCCGGGGCACGAAAGATCAACGAGGCCTTCCTCGCCACCGCGACCGCATGCCAGGAGGCCGGCATCCAGGTCCTCCACATCACGGGAGCCGGAAAGGGCGAAGCGCTGCGCGAGGTCGCATCCGAACTGAGCGACTACCACGTCGTCGATTATGTCGACGGAATGCACCGAGCCTACGCGGTCGCCGATCTTCTCGTCGCCCGCTCCGGAGCAGCCACGGTCTCCGAAGCCACGGTCGCCGGCGTCCCCGCTCTCTACGTGCCCCTGGCAATCGGCAACGGCGAACAGCGCCTCAACGCCTCCGGCAGCGTGAGCGCCGGCGCCTCGCTCATGGTCGACAATGCCGACTTCTCACCGTCGACGGTCGTCGAGACCATCCTGCCGCTGCTCGCAGACGAATCGCGACTCGCGCAGATGAGCCGAGCGGCACTGAACCTCAACTACCCCACCGATGCCGCGGCCCGCATGGCCGCCATCGTCAATCGCGCGTTGGAAGGCTGA
- the ftsW gene encoding putative lipid II flippase FtsW — protein MGRQATAKADERRRRKRAKTTVSAATPSTSKSLGATATKPADVKSATRTRAGKSAATESATKTATRKAAGGKNPAKATGKKPARKPAKKPAKVVGKNTTASAIRNAWDHVRGDVSGLSAHPLTTYFLILVSVVLLTGLGLVMVLSASSITSYDGGAGSSFAYFNKQAMFAGVGLVLMYIASRMSLQFWKRTAWFAIIGGLAMQAAVFIPGLGKETKGNANWIGVGGFQIQPSEFLKVALALWLGLILAQKAGKMTTFGHAMIPVVPGVLAAAGLVVAGNDLGTGLVIMAMAIVCLWVGGFPMKYFLLLGSVLAAAVTFFVLSSQNRLDRIQAMLTGHADQSAADTMGQAWQSNHGLFSLASGGWLGVGLGASREKWSWLPEAHNDFIFAIIGEELGLVGTLVVILIFAVLGFGMVRVVMRSNSLMVQVATAGFFALIIGQAGINIGVVTGMLPVIGLPLPFVSYGGSSIIASLLAVGVVLSFARTEPGAEAAIAANRDRLRSSLAVLARKKRK, from the coding sequence ATGGGACGGCAGGCCACCGCGAAGGCGGATGAACGTCGCCGCCGCAAGCGTGCGAAGACGACTGTCTCCGCAGCGACTCCGTCGACGTCGAAGAGCCTCGGAGCGACCGCGACGAAGCCTGCGGACGTGAAGTCCGCCACACGGACCCGTGCGGGGAAGTCCGCCGCCACGGAATCTGCCACGAAGACCGCCACGAGGAAAGCCGCCGGCGGGAAGAATCCGGCGAAGGCAACCGGGAAGAAACCTGCGAGGAAGCCGGCGAAGAAGCCTGCGAAGGTCGTCGGGAAGAACACGACCGCCTCGGCGATCCGGAACGCATGGGATCATGTGCGCGGTGACGTCTCCGGACTCTCCGCTCATCCGCTGACGACCTACTTCCTCATTCTCGTCTCCGTCGTGCTGCTCACGGGGCTGGGCCTGGTCATGGTGCTCTCCGCCTCATCGATCACCTCCTACGACGGGGGAGCAGGCTCATCGTTCGCCTATTTCAACAAACAGGCGATGTTCGCCGGCGTCGGCCTCGTCCTCATGTACATCGCGAGCCGGATGTCGCTGCAGTTCTGGAAGCGGACCGCCTGGTTCGCGATCATCGGCGGCCTCGCCATGCAGGCAGCGGTCTTCATCCCGGGCCTCGGCAAGGAGACGAAGGGCAACGCGAACTGGATCGGCGTCGGCGGATTCCAGATCCAGCCCTCGGAGTTCCTCAAGGTCGCCCTCGCCCTGTGGCTCGGCTTAATCCTGGCCCAGAAAGCCGGGAAGATGACCACCTTCGGCCACGCCATGATCCCCGTCGTTCCCGGAGTCCTCGCCGCCGCCGGACTCGTCGTCGCCGGCAACGACCTCGGCACCGGCCTGGTCATCATGGCCATGGCGATCGTCTGCCTGTGGGTCGGTGGGTTCCCGATGAAGTACTTCCTGCTCCTGGGCAGCGTGCTCGCTGCGGCGGTCACCTTCTTCGTCCTCAGCTCCCAGAACCGTCTCGACCGCATCCAGGCGATGCTCACCGGACATGCCGATCAGTCCGCCGCGGACACCATGGGGCAGGCGTGGCAGTCCAACCACGGACTGTTCTCCCTGGCCTCGGGCGGATGGCTGGGAGTCGGACTCGGCGCCAGCCGTGAGAAATGGTCCTGGCTGCCCGAAGCCCACAACGACTTCATCTTCGCCATCATCGGAGAGGAGCTGGGCCTCGTCGGCACCCTCGTCGTCATCCTCATCTTCGCCGTCCTCGGCTTCGGGATGGTCCGGGTGGTGATGCGCTCGAACAGCCTCATGGTCCAGGTCGCCACCGCCGGCTTCTTCGCCCTCATCATCGGCCAGGCCGGAATCAACATCGGCGTCGTCACCGGAATGCTGCCGGTCATCGGTCTGCCTCTGCCGTTCGTGTCCTACGGCGGCTCCTCGATCATCGCCTCGCTGCTCGCCGTCGGTGTGGTGCTGTCGTTCGCTCGCACCGAGCCGGGCGCCGAGGCGGCCATCGCCGCCAACAGGGATCGCCTGCGATCCTCGCTCGCCGTGCTTGCCCGCAAGAAAAGGAAATGA
- a CDS encoding FtsQ-type POTRA domain-containing protein, producing MVPLPPARSGDNSTADLTGVIRARRRQTWRRRLIAIGIVAALIALVAVAWFSPLLSLQKVQVSGSELIDTDTVSDFVLDGQGGRPLPQVRPGAVEDSVLGEFPKAEAASVHYAGPRALKIDITDRTPVIAIEGASGYRLYDSEAVDLGTVDTAPKKLTVLSGGGHQPDRETVAAVIRFMGDLRPELRRQLVTIEAEDSMSLKGRLDTGKQKATVVFGDSTDSSLKVRTAAQLAAEGRTEIDVSVPSVPVTD from the coding sequence ATGGTGCCGCTTCCCCCGGCCCGGTCCGGAGACAACTCCACCGCCGACCTCACCGGAGTCATCCGGGCCCGCCGCCGGCAGACCTGGCGTCGACGCCTCATCGCCATCGGCATCGTGGCCGCGCTGATCGCCCTCGTCGCCGTCGCCTGGTTCTCACCCCTGCTGTCCCTGCAGAAGGTGCAGGTGAGCGGCAGCGAGCTGATCGACACCGACACGGTCAGCGATTTCGTGCTCGACGGTCAAGGCGGCAGACCCCTGCCGCAGGTGCGCCCGGGTGCGGTCGAGGACTCCGTGCTGGGGGAGTTCCCGAAAGCCGAAGCCGCCTCCGTCCACTATGCCGGCCCCCGGGCCCTGAAGATCGACATCACGGACCGCACCCCCGTCATCGCGATCGAAGGCGCATCCGGCTACCGTCTCTACGACTCCGAGGCCGTCGATCTCGGCACGGTCGACACAGCGCCCAAGAAGCTCACCGTGCTCAGCGGCGGCGGACACCAGCCGGACCGAGAGACCGTCGCCGCGGTGATCCGCTTCATGGGCGATCTGCGACCGGAGCTCAGGCGTCAGCTGGTGACGATCGAGGCCGAGGACTCCATGAGCCTCAAGGGGCGACTCGACACCGGCAAGCAGAAGGCCACGGTCGTCTTCGGCGATTCGACCGACTCCAGCCTCAAGGTGCGCACCGCCGCCCAACTCGCTGCCGAAGGCCGTACCGAGATCGACGTCTCCGTGCCCTCGGTACCCGTGACCGACTGA
- a CDS encoding YggT family protein — protein MAIIFYILGTALSLYVYVLLARVVLDLVQVFSRDWRPTGFLLVLAEIVYTLTDPPLKLLRRIIPPLRLGQVSLDLGFIVLLIGIQIIASVFFNLSHTSA, from the coding sequence GTGGCCATCATCTTCTACATCCTCGGTACAGCGCTGAGCCTCTATGTGTACGTGCTCCTGGCGCGCGTGGTGCTCGACCTGGTCCAGGTGTTCTCCCGCGACTGGCGGCCCACCGGCTTCCTCCTCGTCCTCGCCGAGATCGTGTACACACTCACCGATCCGCCGCTGAAGCTGCTGCGCAGGATCATTCCGCCGCTGCGTCTGGGGCAGGTCTCGCTCGACCTGGGATTCATCGTCCTGCTCATCGGCATCCAGATCATCGCGTCGGTGTTCTTCAACCTCTCGCACACCTCCGCCTGA
- the murD gene encoding UDP-N-acetylmuramoyl-L-alanine--D-glutamate ligase, whose protein sequence is MADDPTTPKEIPAALSGPSSSLAGLRILVTGLGVTGFPAAVHLGERGADVIVIDGDDTADVSEKAQILEVFDVDIRRGPEHVETLPEGELDLVVTSPGWRPDQPVLAAAAEAGIPVIGEVELAWRIRGTNDAKWLAITGTNGKTTTTTMLESMLLAAGLKAKACGNIGTPLLEAVLEPGLEVLAIELSSFQLHWQESMSADAAAVLNIAPDHLDWHGSAEAYAADKAKIFHNAKLACVYNCADEVTLHMVEDADVIEGAKAIGFTTGVPRPGELGVVDDLLVDRAFIPQRYSSAAELASLDDVAASTGVAGSRPAPHQVANALAAACLARAIDVPGQAIAAGLQNHSLGAHRMVTVADADGIRWVDDSKATNTHAANASLAAFDSIIWIAGGLPKGADFTSLFADHRDRLKALVLIGSDDSAYREAIAATIPGLDVVRIEPALAVDSGVPKRRGEAVAAAAVDAAAALAEPGDTVLLAPAAASMDQFLNYNTRGELFTEAVNTHLER, encoded by the coding sequence TTGGCTGATGACCCCACCACCCCCAAGGAGATCCCGGCCGCGCTCAGTGGCCCGAGCTCATCCTTGGCCGGACTGCGCATCCTCGTCACCGGCCTCGGCGTGACGGGATTCCCCGCCGCCGTCCACCTCGGCGAACGCGGCGCCGACGTCATCGTCATCGACGGCGACGACACGGCCGATGTCAGCGAGAAGGCGCAGATCCTCGAGGTCTTCGACGTCGACATCCGCCGGGGTCCCGAACACGTCGAGACTCTGCCCGAGGGCGAGCTCGACCTCGTCGTCACCTCGCCCGGATGGCGCCCCGACCAACCCGTGCTCGCGGCCGCAGCAGAGGCCGGCATCCCCGTCATCGGTGAAGTCGAACTCGCCTGGCGGATCCGCGGGACGAACGATGCCAAATGGCTGGCCATCACCGGCACGAACGGCAAGACGACGACCACGACGATGCTCGAGTCGATGCTGCTGGCCGCTGGGCTCAAGGCCAAGGCCTGCGGCAACATCGGCACCCCGCTGCTCGAGGCGGTGCTCGAACCCGGGCTCGAGGTTCTCGCGATCGAACTCTCGAGCTTCCAGCTGCACTGGCAGGAGTCGATGAGCGCCGACGCCGCGGCCGTGCTCAACATCGCCCCCGACCACCTCGACTGGCACGGCAGCGCCGAGGCCTACGCGGCAGACAAAGCGAAGATCTTCCACAATGCGAAGCTCGCCTGCGTCTACAACTGCGCCGACGAGGTGACCCTGCACATGGTCGAGGACGCCGACGTGATCGAAGGAGCCAAGGCCATCGGCTTCACCACCGGTGTGCCTCGCCCCGGCGAACTCGGCGTCGTCGACGATCTGCTCGTCGACCGGGCCTTCATCCCGCAGCGCTACTCCTCGGCCGCCGAACTCGCCTCCCTCGACGATGTGGCGGCCTCCACCGGCGTCGCGGGGTCGCGGCCGGCCCCGCACCAGGTCGCCAACGCTCTGGCCGCCGCCTGCCTGGCACGCGCGATCGACGTGCCCGGTCAGGCGATCGCTGCGGGACTGCAGAACCATTCGCTCGGAGCGCACCGCATGGTCACCGTCGCCGACGCGGACGGCATCCGCTGGGTCGACGATTCGAAGGCGACGAACACTCACGCCGCGAATGCCTCACTGGCCGCGTTCGACTCGATCATCTGGATCGCCGGGGGGCTGCCCAAAGGCGCGGACTTCACTTCTCTGTTCGCCGACCACCGCGACCGGCTCAAGGCGCTCGTGCTCATCGGCTCCGACGACTCGGCCTATCGCGAGGCCATCGCCGCGACCATCCCCGGCCTCGACGTCGTCCGCATCGAACCGGCCCTGGCCGTGGATTCGGGAGTCCCGAAGCGCCGCGGCGAGGCGGTCGCCGCGGCCGCCGTCGACGCTGCCGCGGCCTTGGCCGAACCCGGCGACACCGTTCTGTTGGCACCGGCGGCCGCGAGCATGGACCAGTTCCTCAACTACAACACTCGCGGCGAACTGTTCACCGAGGCCGTCAACACGCACCTGGAGCGCTGA
- the murC gene encoding UDP-N-acetylmuramate--L-alanine ligase: MTSANTSPASIVPVGELGAVHFIGIGGSGMSGIARIMVMNGVDVSGSDAKESNVVDVLRTLGATVTIGHSAENLGAADTLVISSAIRKDNPELVEAQRRGLRILHRSGALASLMVDRRAVAVAGTHGKTTTTSMTTVALQACGVDPSFVIGGVLSTTGTNAHLGTGDVFVAEADESDGSFLLYEPAIGILTNVEADHLDHYGTPERVREAFIEFCDGIQTRGGTIIACADDPGSRDVALHSRGQGADVVLYGTSVDADLVLRDLDSGIGSTFVLDLPGRDDELRVELRQPGMHNALNATAAIAVAHSLGADVERAAAGLAGYGGTRRRFEERGIAAGVRVIDDYAHHPTEVRAVLSAARGVVTDGGRVWAIFQPHLYSRTMEFREEFGQALGLADEVVVLDVFPAREDPVPGVTGALIADRVPHGNVTFLESFAEAVPFVAARVKPGDLVLTVGAGDVTILGPELLSALEG; the protein is encoded by the coding sequence ATGACCTCTGCGAACACGAGCCCTGCGAGCATCGTTCCCGTCGGCGAGCTCGGAGCCGTCCACTTCATCGGCATCGGCGGTTCGGGAATGTCCGGAATCGCCCGGATCATGGTCATGAACGGGGTCGACGTCTCCGGCTCCGACGCGAAGGAATCCAACGTCGTCGATGTTCTCCGGACCTTGGGCGCCACGGTCACGATCGGACATTCGGCCGAGAACCTCGGGGCAGCCGACACCCTCGTCATCTCCTCGGCCATCCGCAAGGACAACCCCGAACTCGTCGAAGCACAGCGACGTGGGCTGCGCATCCTCCACCGCTCCGGGGCTCTCGCCTCTCTCATGGTCGACCGGCGAGCCGTGGCCGTGGCCGGCACCCACGGGAAGACCACGACCACGTCGATGACCACCGTGGCACTGCAGGCCTGCGGAGTCGACCCGTCCTTCGTCATCGGGGGAGTGCTGTCGACGACGGGCACGAATGCCCACCTGGGCACCGGAGACGTCTTCGTGGCCGAGGCCGACGAATCCGACGGGTCGTTCCTCCTGTACGAACCGGCGATCGGCATCCTCACGAACGTCGAAGCCGACCACCTCGACCACTACGGGACTCCGGAGAGGGTGCGCGAAGCCTTCATCGAATTCTGCGACGGCATCCAAACCCGGGGCGGAACGATCATCGCCTGCGCCGACGACCCGGGATCCCGTGATGTCGCCCTGCACTCCCGCGGCCAGGGCGCCGACGTCGTCCTCTACGGCACTTCCGTCGACGCCGATCTCGTGCTGCGCGACCTCGACTCCGGAATCGGCTCGACCTTCGTCCTCGACCTGCCCGGCCGCGACGACGAGCTGCGGGTCGAACTGCGGCAGCCGGGCATGCACAACGCGCTCAACGCCACCGCCGCGATCGCCGTGGCCCACAGCCTCGGCGCCGATGTCGAACGCGCGGCCGCCGGGCTCGCCGGCTACGGGGGCACGCGCCGGCGCTTCGAAGAACGCGGCATCGCGGCCGGAGTGCGCGTCATCGACGACTACGCCCACCACCCGACCGAGGTCCGTGCGGTGCTCAGCGCCGCCCGCGGAGTCGTCACCGACGGCGGACGGGTCTGGGCGATCTTCCAACCGCACCTGTATTCGCGGACGATGGAATTCCGGGAGGAGTTCGGACAGGCCCTCGGCCTGGCCGATGAGGTCGTCGTCCTCGACGTCTTCCCCGCCCGCGAAGATCCCGTGCCGGGAGTCACCGGAGCGCTCATCGCCGACAGGGTCCCGCACGGGAACGTGACCTTCTTGGAGTCCTTCGCCGAGGCGGTCCCGTTCGTCGCGGCACGGGTGAAGCCCGGTGATCTCGTGCTCACAGTCGGAGCCGGCGACGTGACGATCCTCGGACCCGAGCTGCTGAGCGCACTGGAGGGCTGA
- the ftsZ gene encoding cell division protein FtsZ yields MAEFPQSGADIKVAGTGGGGVNAVQRMIDVGLRGVEFIAINTDAQALVLSDADVKLEIGRDQTRGLGAGADPEIGKKAAESSEDAIRDALEGADMVFVTAGEGGGTGTGAAPVVARVARSLGALTIGVVTRPFTFEGRRRSAQAEAGIAALREEVDTLIVIPNDRLLSISDRSVSVVEAFRSADEVLRSGVQGITDLISVPGLINLDFADVKSVMQDAGTALMGIGAATGDDRAVQAAESAIASPLLEASIDGAHGVLFCITGGGDLGLFEVNEAARLVQEAAHPEANIIFGAVIDDNIGDECRVTVIAAGFDNTSPNAEVAGSDQIPAPIPAAAPAEPETESPVVAEPETEAPEADEPAPAPRRSEEHQIPASLPGERSSSNFDSDLDIPDFLK; encoded by the coding sequence TTGGCTGAATTCCCACAATCCGGAGCGGACATCAAAGTTGCCGGAACCGGCGGCGGCGGTGTCAACGCTGTACAGAGGATGATCGACGTCGGCCTGCGCGGCGTGGAGTTCATCGCAATCAACACCGACGCCCAGGCTCTCGTCCTCTCCGACGCCGATGTCAAGCTCGAGATCGGCCGTGACCAGACTCGCGGACTCGGCGCCGGCGCGGACCCGGAGATCGGCAAGAAGGCAGCCGAATCCTCCGAAGACGCCATCCGCGACGCACTCGAAGGTGCGGACATGGTCTTCGTCACCGCCGGCGAAGGCGGCGGCACGGGAACCGGCGCCGCCCCCGTCGTGGCCCGCGTGGCCCGCTCGCTCGGCGCACTGACCATCGGCGTCGTCACCCGACCGTTCACCTTCGAGGGACGCCGTCGTTCCGCGCAGGCAGAAGCCGGAATCGCGGCTCTGCGCGAAGAGGTCGACACCCTCATCGTCATCCCCAACGACCGTCTGCTCTCGATCTCCGATCGCAGCGTCTCCGTCGTCGAAGCATTCCGCTCCGCCGATGAGGTCCTGCGCTCCGGTGTCCAGGGCATCACCGACCTCATCTCGGTCCCGGGACTGATCAACCTCGACTTCGCCGACGTCAAGTCGGTCATGCAGGATGCCGGCACTGCGCTCATGGGCATCGGTGCGGCAACCGGCGACGACCGTGCCGTGCAGGCCGCCGAATCCGCCATCGCCTCCCCGCTGCTGGAAGCCAGCATCGACGGCGCCCACGGAGTGCTCTTCTGCATCACCGGCGGCGGCGACCTCGGACTCTTCGAGGTCAACGAGGCTGCACGCCTGGTCCAGGAGGCCGCGCACCCCGAAGCGAACATCATCTTCGGCGCGGTCATCGACGACAACATCGGCGACGAATGCCGAGTGACCGTCATCGCCGCCGGGTTCGACAACACCTCCCCGAATGCGGAGGTCGCCGGATCCGATCAGATCCCCGCGCCGATCCCGGCCGCCGCTCCGGCCGAGCCCGAGACAGAGTCGCCCGTCGTCGCCGAACCCGAGACCGAAGCGCCGGAGGCCGATGAGCCGGCACCTGCCCCCCGCCGCAGCGAGGAGCACCAGATTCCTGCCTCCCTGCCGGGCGAACGGAGCAGCTCGAACTTCGACTCCGACCTCGATATCCCGGATTTCCTCAAGTAA
- the pgeF gene encoding peptidoglycan editing factor PgeF, translating into MLRSRFVIPGGRTAHVAFTDRHGGYSSGDFSSFNLARHVGDDDELVAANRAALAQVIGLSGERLSFVSQVHGTDVHIISDEAQLRQEPVEADAQLTTVSGVGLAIMVADCTPVMLADAEAGVIAAVHAGRPGMAAGVIGSTIAAMRDAGARDIHAVIGPSVCPRCYEVPPELRSEVAAIEPTAASVSVTGTPALDVAGAVAEQLRRADVAIDHFSRTCTKESEDLFSYRRQKRTGRFAGIIWLQEEKTATHP; encoded by the coding sequence ATGCTGCGCTCGAGGTTCGTCATCCCGGGCGGACGCACCGCCCACGTCGCCTTCACCGATCGGCACGGCGGCTATTCGAGCGGGGACTTCTCCTCGTTCAACCTCGCCCGCCACGTCGGAGACGATGACGAACTCGTCGCAGCCAACCGAGCCGCTCTCGCTCAGGTCATCGGCCTGAGCGGCGAGCGGCTCTCGTTCGTCTCCCAAGTGCACGGAACCGATGTGCACATCATCAGCGACGAAGCACAGCTGCGGCAGGAACCGGTCGAGGCCGATGCCCAGCTGACGACCGTGTCCGGAGTGGGCCTGGCGATCATGGTCGCCGACTGCACCCCGGTGATGCTCGCCGACGCCGAGGCGGGCGTCATCGCCGCCGTCCATGCGGGACGCCCGGGAATGGCCGCGGGTGTGATCGGCTCGACGATCGCCGCAATGCGCGACGCGGGCGCTCGGGACATCCATGCAGTCATCGGACCGTCCGTCTGCCCTCGCTGCTACGAAGTCCCACCGGAGCTGAGGAGCGAGGTCGCGGCGATCGAGCCGACAGCCGCCTCGGTGTCGGTCACCGGCACACCGGCCCTCGACGTTGCCGGAGCGGTGGCCGAACAGCTGCGCCGGGCCGATGTGGCCATCGATCACTTCTCACGCACCTGCACGAAGGAATCCGAGGATCTCTTCTCCTACCGCCGGCAGAAGCGCACGGGGAGGTTCGCCGGGATCATCTGGCTGCAGGAAGAAAAGACCGCGACACACCCATAG
- the sepF gene encoding cell division protein SepF yields the protein MSAIKKTLEYLGFVEEEDETTTQHTDRREPARRDREVVETFDDVDDSDAPAAAEERTPAPVTPIHPSPIRPVDTPAPGTSMNRIRTIHPRSYNDAMVIGAAFREGTPVIMNLSEMDENNSKRLVDFSAGLIFGLHGSIERVTNKVFLLTPENIEVAGENEADSDTQASFFNQS from the coding sequence ATGTCAGCAATCAAGAAGACGCTGGAATACCTGGGTTTCGTCGAAGAAGAGGACGAGACCACCACCCAGCACACCGACCGTCGTGAACCGGCGCGCCGCGACCGCGAGGTCGTCGAGACCTTCGACGACGTCGACGACTCCGACGCCCCGGCGGCAGCGGAAGAACGGACCCCGGCCCCGGTGACGCCGATCCATCCGTCACCGATCCGTCCCGTAGACACCCCGGCGCCAGGAACCTCAATGAATCGCATCAGGACCATCCACCCCCGCAGCTACAACGACGCCATGGTCATCGGCGCCGCCTTCCGCGAGGGCACCCCGGTGATCATGAATCTCTCGGAGATGGACGAGAACAACTCCAAGCGTCTCGTCGACTTCTCCGCCGGCCTCATCTTCGGTCTGCACGGCTCGATCGAACGGGTCACGAACAAGGTCTTCCTGCTCACCCCCGAGAACATCGAGGTCGCCGGCGAGAACGAAGCGGATTCGGACACGCAGGCCAGCTTCTTCAACCAGAGCTGA
- the mraY gene encoding phospho-N-acetylmuramoyl-pentapeptide-transferase, translated as MIAVLLAACLALIFALVGTPLFIRVLVRKGYGQFVRDDGPTSHATKRGTPTMGGVVIIGAAVLAYLLGHLFTGSVPTASGLLVLWLAAGLAVVGFLDDFIKIKKQRSLGLRPTPKLIGQAFVGISFAVLALQFPNSFGETPASTKVSFIRDTNLDLAFGSAILGLILFVIWANLIVTAVSNAVNLTDGLDGLAAGASVVVFAAYVVIGTWQSTQNCNLMSEATNACYYMRDPRDLAMVAGAMAAACFGFLWFNTSPAKIFMGDTGSLAIGGAFAGLAIMSRTELLLIVLGGLFVIITLSVIIQVASFKTTGKRVFRMAPLQHHFELKGWAEVTIVVRFWIIAALFVIAGICLFYADWVARVG; from the coding sequence ATGATTGCCGTACTGCTCGCAGCCTGCCTGGCTCTCATCTTCGCGCTCGTCGGCACCCCGCTGTTCATCCGGGTGCTCGTCAGGAAGGGGTACGGCCAGTTCGTCCGTGACGACGGTCCGACCTCGCATGCGACGAAGCGCGGGACCCCGACCATGGGCGGCGTCGTCATCATCGGCGCCGCGGTGCTCGCCTACCTGCTCGGACATCTGTTCACCGGTTCCGTGCCCACGGCATCGGGTCTGCTCGTGCTGTGGCTGGCTGCGGGACTGGCGGTCGTCGGGTTCCTCGACGACTTCATCAAGATCAAGAAGCAGCGGTCGCTGGGCCTGCGCCCGACACCGAAGCTCATCGGCCAAGCCTTCGTCGGAATCTCCTTCGCCGTCCTCGCCCTGCAGTTCCCGAACTCCTTCGGCGAGACCCCGGCGTCGACGAAGGTCTCGTTCATCCGCGACACGAACCTCGACCTCGCCTTCGGCTCAGCGATCCTCGGGCTCATCCTGTTCGTCATCTGGGCGAACCTGATCGTCACCGCCGTCTCGAACGCGGTCAACCTCACCGACGGGCTCGACGGTCTGGCCGCCGGTGCCTCGGTGGTCGTCTTCGCCGCCTATGTCGTCATCGGCACCTGGCAGTCGACGCAGAACTGCAACCTCATGTCCGAGGCCACGAATGCCTGCTACTACATGCGCGACCCCCGTGACCTCGCGATGGTCGCCGGGGCCATGGCCGCGGCCTGCTTCGGCTTCCTGTGGTTCAACACCTCCCCGGCGAAGATCTTCATGGGCGACACCGGTTCGCTGGCCATCGGCGGTGCCTTCGCCGGACTGGCGATCATGTCGCGCACCGAGCTGCTGCTCATCGTCCTCGGCGGACTCTTCGTCATCATCACCCTGTCGGTGATCATCCAGGTCGCTTCCTTCAAGACCACCGGCAAGCGCGTGTTCCGAATGGCGCCGCTCCAGCACCACTTCGAGCTCAAGGGCTGGGCGGAAGTGACGATCGTGGTGAGATTCTGGATCATCGCCGCCCTCTTCGTCATCGCCGGAATCTGCCTGTTCTACGCCGACTGGGTGGCCCGCGTTGGCTGA